One stretch of Thalassovita sp. DNA includes these proteins:
- a CDS encoding ABC transporter permease, whose translation MSNLLITPPPSRWARFWTSPLGDSLRGNPVALVALLVFSVIVVLALLAPVIAPFDPYDPTQIDIMNSDLPPFWIPGADPQFVLGSDDQGRDMWSAILYGTRLSLLIGLAAVALQATLGIAIGLAAGYLGGRVDSLLMRLADIQLSFSTLMLAIVVLAVTHAMWGAAVFDRYAVVAVIAVIGLAEWPQYARTLRATVLAERQKEYVDSARVLGFGPLRIMLRHILPNAMSPIFVISTVQVGNAIIAEASLSFLGLGLPASQPSLGALIASGFDYIFAGSWWITALPGGVLVVLVLVINLLGDWLRDALNPRLYKV comes from the coding sequence ATGAGCAACCTGCTGATCACCCCGCCACCGTCGCGCTGGGCCCGGTTCTGGACCTCACCGCTGGGCGATAGCCTGCGTGGCAATCCGGTGGCGCTGGTGGCCTTGCTGGTGTTTTCCGTGATCGTGGTGCTGGCCCTGCTGGCGCCGGTAATTGCGCCCTTTGACCCCTATGATCCCACCCAGATCGATATCATGAACTCGGACCTGCCGCCTTTCTGGATCCCCGGGGCAGATCCGCAGTTTGTCTTGGGCAGCGACGATCAGGGCCGCGATATGTGGTCGGCGATCCTTTATGGCACCCGACTGTCGCTGCTGATTGGGCTAGCGGCGGTTGCGCTGCAGGCAACCCTGGGCATCGCGATCGGCCTGGCTGCTGGATACTTGGGTGGGCGGGTTGATAGCCTCTTGATGCGGCTTGCTGACATTCAGCTGAGTTTTTCGACCCTGATGCTGGCGATTGTGGTGCTGGCGGTGACCCATGCCATGTGGGGCGCGGCGGTTTTTGACCGCTATGCGGTGGTGGCGGTGATTGCCGTGATTGGGCTGGCCGAGTGGCCGCAATATGCGCGCACCCTGCGGGCCACGGTTCTGGCCGAGCGGCAGAAGGAATATGTCGACAGCGCCCGGGTGCTGGGCTTTGGCCCGCTGCGCATCATGCTGCGCCACATCCTGCCAAATGCAATGTCGCCGATCTTTGTGATCTCCACCGTGCAGGTGGGCAATGCCATCATCGCTGAGGCCTCACTCAGCTTCCTTGGGCTGGGGCTGCCGGCCAGCCAGCCCTCGCTTGGGGCGCTGATTGCCTCGGGGTTTGACTATATTTTTGCCGGCAGCTGGTGGATCACTGCGCTGCCCGGCGGGGTTCTGGTGGTTCTGGTTCTGGTGATCAACCTGCTGGGGGATTGGCTGCGTGATGCGCTGAACCCGCGGCTTTATAAGGTGTAG
- a CDS encoding ABC transporter ATP-binding protein, whose protein sequence is MSLLSVRDLTVKFAMRSQTVTALHQISFDLARGERLGIVGESGAGKSITGFALMKLLSAPGYIDSGTIQFDGTDITQAPEAQMRRIRGNRIAMVFQDPMVTLNPVLTIGQQMVETLRAHRKLSRRDAQEIALTKLREVQIAAPELRLKQYPHELSGGMRQRIIIAMALLLDPDLIIADEPTTALDVTIQADIMELLLKLCQANKVGLILITHDLGVVSQLTERTLVMYAGRIVEAGKTREIINDPQHPYTQGLINALPQQTLPGQMLKQIPGAMPVLTDIPPGCPFSPRCAFALAECRRLLPQIMQQGSSEVACHEVNRLHSDLLLEEGR, encoded by the coding sequence ATGTCCCTGTTGTCTGTTCGCGATCTCACGGTGAAATTTGCCATGCGCAGCCAGACGGTGACGGCGCTGCATCAGATTAGTTTTGATCTGGCGCGGGGCGAACGGCTGGGCATCGTGGGCGAATCCGGGGCGGGCAAATCGATCACCGGCTTTGCGTTGATGAAGCTGCTCAGCGCACCGGGCTACATCGATAGCGGTACGATCCAATTTGACGGCACCGACATCACCCAAGCGCCTGAGGCGCAGATGCGCCGGATCCGCGGTAACCGCATCGCGATGGTGTTTCAGGATCCGATGGTCACGCTGAACCCCGTGCTAACCATTGGCCAGCAGATGGTGGAGACCCTGCGCGCCCACCGCAAACTGTCCCGGCGCGACGCCCAAGAGATCGCCCTGACCAAACTGCGCGAGGTGCAGATCGCAGCGCCGGAGTTGCGGCTAAAACAATATCCTCATGAGCTGTCCGGCGGCATGCGGCAGCGCATTATCATCGCCATGGCACTACTGCTGGATCCCGACCTGATTATCGCGGATGAGCCGACAACCGCATTGGATGTGACCATTCAGGCTGACATCATGGAGCTGCTGCTGAAGCTCTGTCAGGCCAATAAGGTGGGGCTAATCTTGATCACCCATGATCTGGGCGTGGTCAGCCAGCTGACCGAACGCACCCTGGTGATGTATGCCGGCCGCATTGTGGAGGCGGGCAAAACCCGCGAAATCATCAATGACCCGCAGCACCCCTATACCCAGGGGCTGATCAACGCGCTGCCACAGCAGACCCTGCCGGGGCAGATGCTGAAGCAGATCCCCGGTGCCATGCCGGTTCTGACGGATATTCCCCCCGGCTGCCCGTTCAGCCCGCGCTGCGCTTTCGCACTGGCCGAATGTCGCCGCCTGCTGCCGCAGATCATGCAGCAGGGCAGCAGTGAGGTCGCCTGCCATGAGGTGAACCGCCTGCACAGCGACCTTCTGCTGGAGGAGGGGCGATGA
- a CDS encoding oligopeptide/dipeptide ABC transporter ATP-binding protein translates to MKDTTTAPEPPLLELRGVEKRFALDQSLLERLRFRDGRLRMDRREVHAVNNVSLTVNRGEALCVVGETGCGKSTVARLVAGLLAPSAGEVRYAGARIDNQSRRDLAPLRRRMQMIFQNPYASLNPRMTIAQALEEPVRYHNPDLAPVDVRAKVLEVMQAVGVDPSWRDRYPHEFSGGQRQRIAIARALTVDPEFIIADEPLAALDVSIQAQVLNLMLEAKVARGLTYLFITHDLSVVQHFGTRVAVLYLGTVCELADTATLFAAPKHPYTRALLSAVPQMRDGMPDHIRLKGEIPTPITLPKGCPFETRCAYADQRCRVEKPRPQQQRDGSLVACHAVEEGRVD, encoded by the coding sequence ATGAAGGACACGACGACAGCGCCCGAACCCCCACTGCTGGAGTTGCGCGGCGTGGAAAAACGCTTCGCCCTGGATCAAAGCCTGCTGGAACGGCTGCGCTTTCGCGACGGGCGGTTGCGCATGGACCGCCGTGAGGTGCATGCGGTCAACAATGTCTCGCTGACCGTCAATCGGGGGGAGGCCCTGTGCGTTGTCGGCGAAACCGGCTGCGGCAAGTCCACCGTGGCCCGGCTAGTGGCGGGGCTGCTGGCCCCTTCGGCAGGGGAGGTGCGCTATGCCGGCGCGCGCATTGACAATCAAAGCCGCCGCGATCTGGCCCCTCTGCGGCGCCGGATGCAGATGATTTTTCAAAACCCCTATGCCTCCCTCAACCCGCGCATGACCATCGCGCAGGCGCTTGAGGAACCGGTGCGCTACCACAACCCCGATCTGGCGCCGGTTGATGTGCGCGCCAAAGTGCTGGAGGTGATGCAGGCGGTCGGGGTCGATCCCTCATGGCGGGATCGCTATCCGCATGAGTTTTCCGGCGGCCAGCGTCAGCGTATTGCCATCGCCCGTGCGCTGACCGTGGATCCCGAGTTTATCATCGCGGATGAACCACTGGCGGCGCTGGACGTCTCGATCCAGGCGCAGGTGCTGAACCTGATGCTGGAGGCCAAGGTTGCGCGGGGGCTCACCTACCTCTTCATCACCCATGACCTGAGTGTTGTGCAACATTTCGGTACCCGTGTGGCTGTGCTCTATCTTGGGACGGTCTGCGAATTGGCCGACACGGCCACGCTCTTTGCGGCCCCCAAACACCCCTACACCCGCGCGCTGCTCTCTGCGGTGCCACAGATGCGGGACGGTATGCCGGACCACATCCGCCTGAAGGGGGAAATCCCGACACCCATCACCTTACCAAAGGGCTGCCCCTTTGAAACACGCTGTGCATATGCCGATCAGCGGTGTAGGGTTGAAAAACCGCGCCCGCAGCAGCAGCGCGATGGCAGCCTTGTGGCCTGTCACGCTGTTGAAGAGGGGCGGGTGGATTGA
- a CDS encoding LysR family transcriptional regulator — translation MDILWLKDFEALVAQKNFSRAAEERNVSQPAFSRRIRALEDEVGVKLINRQTLPLSLTPAGEVFLSQARLMLRTYHETLERCQVIDAAGENVIRFATSQSIYMTHYKKHIAPLVQAGGLDIDLNSTSWAADQFVTALQQRYCDVILTYWHPAMDFLAPLEVSQCDYITLDRDELLPVAKVGPNGPMHELKRGQNKPVSLLSYGSASALRSVLDHMLHQQIERPNVLVVNQNALAISVKAMIMEGFGMGWLPRELCKDELADGSLQVVGDDSFTSPLEVRLYRDRDNQKPTLGHLWGKMRDIAVHAS, via the coding sequence TTGGATATTCTTTGGCTCAAAGATTTTGAGGCTCTGGTGGCGCAGAAGAACTTCTCGCGCGCAGCTGAGGAGCGCAACGTCAGCCAGCCGGCCTTTTCCCGCCGGATCCGCGCGCTTGAGGATGAGGTGGGCGTCAAGCTGATCAACCGCCAGACCCTGCCCCTGTCGTTGACCCCTGCTGGTGAAGTGTTCCTCAGCCAGGCGCGGCTGATGCTACGCACCTATCATGAAACGCTGGAACGCTGTCAGGTGATCGATGCGGCCGGGGAAAACGTCATCCGGTTTGCCACCTCGCAGTCGATCTACATGACCCATTATAAGAAGCACATCGCGCCGCTGGTGCAGGCGGGTGGGCTGGACATCGATCTGAACTCAACCTCATGGGCGGCTGATCAGTTCGTCACCGCGCTGCAGCAGCGGTATTGCGATGTCATCCTGACCTATTGGCATCCGGCGATGGATTTTCTAGCCCCGCTGGAGGTCAGCCAATGCGACTACATCACTCTGGACCGGGATGAACTGCTGCCGGTGGCCAAGGTGGGGCCCAATGGACCGATGCATGAGCTGAAGCGCGGGCAGAACAAACCGGTGTCTCTCCTGTCCTATGGTTCGGCCTCGGCGCTGCGCTCGGTGCTGGATCACATGCTGCATCAGCAGATCGAACGGCCGAATGTTCTGGTGGTCAACCAGAACGCGCTGGCGATCTCGGTCAAGGCGATGATCATGGAAGGCTTCGGCATGGGCTGGTTGCCACGTGAGCTGTGCAAAGACGAATTGGCCGATGGCAGTCTGCAGGTGGTGGGGGATGACAGTTTCACCAGCCCGCTTGAGGTGCGGCTCTACCGGGATCGCGACAATCAGAAGCCGACGCTGGGCCATCTCTGGGGCAAAATGCGCGATATCGCCGTGCACGCCAGCTGA